From the Streptomyces sp. NBC_00654 genome, the window CTCCATACCCCGATCCTGCGACCCCGGAAGTGCAGCGGCGCGGCGGGCGGTCCGGGCGGCCTACTCCTCGCCCGTGCGGGGCCGGGGCACGCACGGTATCTGTTCGGTGCAGCGGGGTGCGGAGGGTGGCCGGTGGGGCCTGGTGATGGGGGTGCTGCTGGAGGAGTGCGGTGTTTCCCGGGGTGCGCCCGGTCAGGTAGCGCAGGAGCAGGCGCAGTCGGCGGGCGGCCACGTCAGCTCTCCCGGTCCGGTGTGTCGGACAGTTCCAGGGTGACGGGGGTGGTGCCGGTATTGGCTGCGCTGACGCGGGTGGTGTGCCGGGTGGGGTGCAGGCCCATGGCGGCGAGGTCCTCGGTGCCGTAGAGCGCGGACAGCAGTGCGGCCGCGGAATGGAGGGTCAGCGGGGTGGTGGGGCTGTACCCGAGCAGGGCGGCGGTGTCCGGGTCCGTTTGGGCTTCCTGGCGGGCGTGGGCGAGGACCTGCCGGGGGTCGGTGACGGTGAGGTCGTCGACCTGTATGCGCTGAACGCGGACGCGCAGATCGACGGGACGGCGGGCCGGTGCGGGCCGCGGGGCGGCGATGGCGGGCAGCAGGCTCGGGTGGGTCATGAGGCGGGCTCCAGGGTGCGTGCGGCCGGAACCAGGGTGCGCGGTCCGGCGGGGTGGGGGGTGGTGGGGGCGAGGACCGCCCAGGCGCGTGAGCGGTAGGGGTAGGGAGCGCGGCTGTGTCCGTGGCGGGCTGAAAGGTGGTCGACGATGACGAGGCCGCGGCCGTGCTCGTCGCTGTCGTGTTCGTCGGGTCGGGCGGCGGGGGGAACGGTGGGGCCGCCGTCATCGACCTGGACGTGGTAGCAGCCCGCCTGGTCGCGGCTGAGGTGGGCCCGGATCGGGCCGGTGGTGTGGATGACCGCGTTGGTGACCAGCTCACACATCACCAGCAGGACGTCGTCCGTCTCCTCGTCCGTCGCGTCCCAGCGAGTCAGGGCCTCGGCGGCCCAGGTCCGGGCCCGTGGGCAGGCGCTGGGTCGGTGGGCGAGGTGAAGGCTGGTCCGGGCGCGCCGGCGAGCGGTGAGCGAGGTGGTCACAGGAGGCTCCGCAGGGGTGTGAGAAGCGTGTGGGGCGGCCCGTCCCACCGCGTGGCGCGTGGTGAAGTCGGACATACTCACCATGAGAGCGCCGCGCGTTCGTCGCAAGGCGCGTTGTGTGCACTGTGCGCAGGCTGCGCGCAGTGTCGGATCGAGCAGCGGAGGCGTCCGTGGCGCGCGAGAGGTCGGGCAGGACCGCGCAGCACCTCGTTCTCGTGGCCCGTCTGCGGCATCTGCGGGAGGGTGCGGGTCTGTCGATCCCCCAGGCGGCCCGCCGTCTGGAGTGGCATCCCTCGACGCTGCGGCGGCTGGAGCAGGCGCGGACGAGTCTGGACGTGGGGCAGGTCTCCGCACTGCTCACCACCTACGGGGCCAGTGGTGCGGAGGCCGGCGACATCATGAGCCGGCTGAACACGGCGAACATGCCCGGCTGGTGGCATCCGTGGCGTGACGCGATGGACCCGTGGCAGATGGACCTGATGAGCGTCGAATCCGCGGCGAACTTCCTGCGGGTGTGGGATCCGGCCCTGGTCCCGCTGCTGCTGCGAACCCCCGACTACGCCATGGCCGTCGAAGCCACCCTGCGCCCGGAACTCGACGAGGCCGCGCGCAGGCGGCGCGCGGATCTGCTGGTGGAGCGTCAGATACGTCTGCGCGAGCAGCAGGCGAGGGTGTGGGCGGTATTGCCGGTGTCCGCGCTGCGCTGTCGGGTGGGCGGGGCCGGGGTGATGCGTGAGCAGTTGTCCTCGCTGCGGGAGGCTGCCGATCAGCGGGAGTTGACGGTGCAGCTGCATGCTGAGGACGCGCCGCCGCATCCGCTGACTGGGCTCCCGGCACTGAGCCTGTACCGGGTGGAGACCCCGGAGATCGCGGACCATGTGGTGCGTGAGGGCGGGCTGCCCGGGACCGCGGATGTATGGGACACCGACAGCCCGGTGCAGGAGTACCGGACGATGCTGGACGTGTCGTGCGTGATGGCGATGAAACCGACTCAGACCAGAGAGGTGCTGCAGGATGAGTACGCCCGGCAATCCGCGTGATCTGCCCCCGCAGATCGACACGAGCGTCGCGCACTCGGCCCGGGTGTGGAACTACTGGCTCGGCGGCAAGGACAACTTCCCGACCGACCGGGCGGCGGGCGACGCCTACCGCGAGCACTACCCGCTGATCGAGACGTTCGCCCGGGAGTCCCGGGACTTCCTGCGCCGGACGGTCACCTACCTCGCCCGGGACGCCGGCATGCGCCAGTTCCTCGACCTGGGCGCCGGGCTGCCGACGGCGAACAACACGCACGAGGTCGCCCAGCGGATCGCCCCGGAGTCCCGGATCGTCTACGTCGACCACGACCCCCTGGTGCTGCTCCATGTCCACGCGCTGCTGACCAGCAGCCCGGAGGGTGCGACCGCCTACGTCGAGGCGGACATGCGCGACACCGACGCCGTCCTCGAAGGCGCGGCCGCCACTTTGGACCTGACCAAGCCGGTCGCTCTGGTGATCTCCGACGTGCTGGGACACATCGTGGACTGGGACGACGCGCTGTCCCTGGTGCGGCGGCTGGTGGAGCGGCTGCCCTCGGGGGGCTACCTCGCGCTCAGCCACTCCACCGCCTCCGACGAGACACACCGCGCCGTCCAGGACGGCTACAACAAGAGCGGCGCGATCCCTTACATTTTCCGGGAGCCGGAGACCACGATCGCGTTCTTCGAAGGCCTGGAGATGGTGGAGCCGGGGATGGTGTCCTGGCCGAACTGGCGGCCCGACGCGACCACCGGCACCACCACGGCCCGGGCCGGCTGGGGTGCGGTCGCCCGCATCCCCTGACACCTCCTCACCCCCCGCACCGCCACGCACGGACACACTGGAAGTGCGTGGCGCCCGCCGCCCGCCCAGGCTTGAACCATGAGCAGCACCGCAGGCACGACGGAGACAGCCGACGCTGCTGAGTGGGACGGGCAGGACGCGGTGGGGCGGCTGCT encodes:
- a CDS encoding helix-turn-helix transcriptional regulator, which gives rise to MARERSGRTAQHLVLVARLRHLREGAGLSIPQAARRLEWHPSTLRRLEQARTSLDVGQVSALLTTYGASGAEAGDIMSRLNTANMPGWWHPWRDAMDPWQMDLMSVESAANFLRVWDPALVPLLLRTPDYAMAVEATLRPELDEAARRRRADLLVERQIRLREQQARVWAVLPVSALRCRVGGAGVMREQLSSLREAADQRELTVQLHAEDAPPHPLTGLPALSLYRVETPEIADHVVREGGLPGTADVWDTDSPVQEYRTMLDVSCVMAMKPTQTREVLQDEYARQSA
- a CDS encoding ATP-binding protein produces the protein MTTSLTARRRARTSLHLAHRPSACPRARTWAAEALTRWDATDEETDDVLLVMCELVTNAVIHTTGPIRAHLSRDQAGCYHVQVDDGGPTVPPAARPDEHDSDEHGRGLVIVDHLSARHGHSRAPYPYRSRAWAVLAPTTPHPAGPRTLVPAARTLEPAS
- a CDS encoding SAM-dependent methyltransferase yields the protein MSTPGNPRDLPPQIDTSVAHSARVWNYWLGGKDNFPTDRAAGDAYREHYPLIETFARESRDFLRRTVTYLARDAGMRQFLDLGAGLPTANNTHEVAQRIAPESRIVYVDHDPLVLLHVHALLTSSPEGATAYVEADMRDTDAVLEGAAATLDLTKPVALVISDVLGHIVDWDDALSLVRRLVERLPSGGYLALSHSTASDETHRAVQDGYNKSGAIPYIFREPETTIAFFEGLEMVEPGMVSWPNWRPDATTGTTTARAGWGAVARIP